The Opitutales bacterium ASA1 genome window below encodes:
- a CDS encoding thymidylate synthase: MHEYHRLLRLVLEQGRPKPDRTGTGTYSVFGALARFSLRDSFPLVTTKKVHLRSIIHELLWFLKGDTNIAYLKENGVSIWDEWADAEGNLGRVYGAQWRDWRTADGGSVDQIARLLHDLKTNPDSRRLIVSAWNPGEIGGMALPPCHSLFQFFVLEGELSCQLYQRSADLFLGVPFNIASYALLTCMVAQVTGLKPGDFVHTFGDLHLYSNHLEQARLQLSREPRPAPRLKLNPAVTDLFAFRFEDIAIEGYDPHPAIKAPVAV; encoded by the coding sequence ATGCACGAATACCACCGCCTGCTCCGCCTCGTCCTCGAACAAGGACGTCCCAAGCCCGACCGCACCGGCACCGGCACGTATTCGGTCTTCGGCGCGCTGGCCCGCTTCTCCCTCCGCGATTCGTTCCCCCTCGTCACGACCAAGAAGGTCCATCTTCGCTCAATCATCCACGAGCTGCTCTGGTTCCTCAAAGGCGACACCAACATCGCCTACCTGAAGGAAAACGGCGTCTCCATTTGGGACGAATGGGCCGACGCCGAGGGCAACCTCGGGCGCGTCTACGGAGCGCAGTGGCGCGACTGGCGCACGGCCGATGGCGGTTCGGTCGACCAGATCGCGCGTCTGCTCCACGATCTGAAGACCAACCCCGACAGCCGCCGGCTGATCGTCTCCGCGTGGAATCCCGGCGAGATCGGCGGCATGGCGCTCCCGCCTTGTCACTCGCTCTTCCAGTTCTTCGTCCTCGAGGGCGAACTCAGTTGCCAGCTCTACCAGCGCAGCGCGGATCTCTTCCTCGGCGTACCTTTCAACATCGCCTCCTACGCGCTGCTCACCTGCATGGTCGCGCAAGTCACCGGCCTGAAGCCCGGCGACTTCGTCCACACCTTCGGAGATCTGCACCTCTACTCCAACCACCTCGAGCAGGCGCGCCTTCAACTCTCGCGTGAGCCGCGACCGGCGCCGCGCTTGAAGTTGAATCCCGCCGTGACCGATCTCTTCGCCTTCCGCTTCGAGGACATCGCCATCGAGGGCTACGACCCGCACCCCGCGATCAAGGCGCCCGTCGCCGTATGA
- a CDS encoding flotillin domain-containing protein yields the protein MQNLDILTILLVVGGLVFLLFFFAMLAKLYRKANPERALVRTGWGGGKVVTDGGTIVLPFFHQIGEVNLQTLRLEVQRKNQDALITKDRLRVDVRAEFYVRVAKTVEAIMVAAQTLGGRTFRSEELTAQLQGKFVDALRAVAATLTMDELHEKRVEFVMQVQKAVTEDLARNGLELESVSLTELDQTAKEYFKDTNAFDAEGLAKLTDVTERKREERNRIEQDTRLAIEQKNLAVERESLKVKQTEAQARFEQQLAIETAKAAQEAQIARERAQREREGREAQIVSEQAVKEANINADKSVAARDIVRQRELDIERQEAAIAVAKKSEELSKADASAAAARAAKVQAEEQVKTVQEVAVAERAKQIVVIKAREEAEEDAVKVVVSAEAERKAAEDRATALRTQAQADADRIRIVAEADQKRLEVEAVGMRAINEAKNLLGDAIMSFEVRSALVAKLEAIMAAAMKPAEKIESIRMLHINGMPGYPAAPSAGTNGSAGTNGDVSGANPPGLPNQLVQSLLQYRLQVPMIDKMLAELGLHLDQGQILPTEFEKTGGAPTGTAPRR from the coding sequence ATGCAAAACCTCGACATCCTCACCATCCTGTTGGTCGTAGGCGGACTCGTCTTCCTCCTGTTCTTCTTCGCGATGCTCGCGAAGCTCTACCGCAAGGCCAATCCCGAGCGGGCGCTCGTCCGCACCGGTTGGGGCGGCGGCAAGGTCGTGACCGACGGCGGCACGATCGTCCTCCCGTTCTTCCACCAGATCGGAGAGGTGAACCTCCAGACCCTTCGCCTCGAAGTGCAGCGCAAGAACCAGGATGCACTGATCACGAAGGATCGCCTGCGTGTCGACGTCCGCGCCGAATTCTACGTCCGCGTCGCCAAGACCGTCGAAGCGATCATGGTCGCCGCGCAGACTCTCGGCGGCCGCACCTTCAGATCCGAGGAATTGACCGCGCAGCTCCAAGGCAAGTTCGTCGACGCCCTGCGTGCCGTGGCGGCCACACTGACGATGGACGAGCTGCACGAGAAGCGCGTCGAGTTCGTCATGCAGGTGCAGAAGGCGGTCACCGAAGACCTCGCCCGAAACGGACTCGAGCTCGAATCGGTTTCCCTCACCGAACTCGACCAGACGGCGAAGGAATACTTCAAGGACACCAACGCCTTCGATGCCGAAGGTCTGGCCAAGCTCACCGACGTGACCGAGCGCAAGCGCGAGGAGCGCAATCGCATCGAACAGGACACGCGTCTCGCCATCGAACAGAAGAACCTCGCGGTCGAGCGCGAGTCCCTGAAGGTCAAACAGACCGAAGCGCAGGCGCGTTTCGAACAGCAACTGGCGATCGAGACGGCCAAAGCCGCCCAAGAAGCACAGATCGCCCGCGAACGCGCACAGCGCGAACGCGAAGGTCGCGAGGCGCAGATCGTTTCCGAACAGGCCGTCAAGGAAGCGAACATCAATGCCGACAAGTCCGTCGCTGCTCGTGACATCGTGCGGCAACGCGAACTCGACATCGAGCGGCAGGAAGCCGCCATCGCGGTCGCCAAGAAGAGCGAGGAACTCTCCAAAGCCGATGCGAGCGCGGCCGCGGCGCGAGCCGCAAAGGTGCAGGCGGAAGAACAGGTGAAGACCGTGCAGGAGGTCGCCGTAGCAGAACGCGCGAAGCAAATCGTCGTGATCAAGGCACGCGAAGAAGCGGAGGAGGACGCCGTCAAAGTCGTCGTCTCCGCGGAGGCCGAACGCAAAGCCGCCGAAGACAGGGCCACCGCATTGCGCACGCAGGCGCAGGCCGACGCCGACCGCATTCGCATCGTGGCCGAGGCCGATCAGAAGCGACTCGAGGTGGAAGCGGTCGGCATGCGCGCGATCAACGAAGCGAAGAATCTCCTCGGCGACGCGATCATGTCGTTCGAAGTCCGCAGCGCCCTGGTCGCGAAGCTCGAGGCCATCATGGCCGCGGCGATGAAACCGGCGGAGAAGATCGAATCCATCCGCATGCTCCACATCAACGGCATGCCCGGCTACCCGGCCGCCCCGTCGGCTGGTACCAACGGAAGCGCCGGAACCAACGGCGACGTGTCCGGCGCAAACCCTCCCGGGCTGCCCAACCAACTCGTGCAATCCCTCCTGCAATACCGCCTCCAGGTCCCGATGATCGACAAGATGCTGGCCGAGCTCGGACTCCATCTCGACCAAGGCCAAATCCTTCCGACGGAGTTCGAGAAGACCGGTGGTGCGCCTACCGGCACCGCTCCGCGGCGTTGA
- a CDS encoding PspA/IM30 family protein, which translates to MENRLRDRIARVLTSTAHTLVDKIEGLNEEGILEAAIREVDGAIDEVHTAQGEALARKHHVNKAIERLNLERTRLEEEAEVALRSGREDLAVTGLRRIDDIERQIPELESQMLENKADVDRLGQSVESLRARRGQMSDDLQALRRNRIALDAAASSTARVPGHDAQRKAERAESAFNERYAKSTGVDRGVLQARVAEQSNLRDLAELSRDTRVHARLAELKARLGPATPPTSV; encoded by the coding sequence ATGGAAAATCGTCTCCGCGACCGTATCGCCCGTGTCCTCACGAGCACCGCACACACCTTGGTCGACAAGATCGAAGGACTCAACGAAGAGGGCATCCTCGAAGCCGCCATCCGCGAAGTCGACGGCGCGATCGACGAGGTGCACACCGCCCAGGGCGAGGCCCTCGCCCGGAAGCACCACGTCAACAAGGCGATCGAGCGCCTCAATCTCGAGCGCACACGCCTGGAGGAAGAAGCCGAAGTCGCCCTCCGCTCGGGCCGCGAAGATCTCGCCGTCACCGGCTTACGCCGGATCGACGACATCGAACGCCAGATCCCCGAACTCGAGAGTCAGATGCTGGAGAACAAGGCCGACGTCGACCGGCTCGGCCAATCCGTCGAGAGTCTACGAGCGCGCCGTGGACAGATGTCGGACGACTTGCAGGCCCTGCGACGCAACCGCATCGCCCTCGACGCCGCAGCCTCGTCCACTGCTCGCGTTCCCGGACACGACGCGCAGCGCAAAGCAGAACGCGCCGAGAGCGCATTCAACGAGCGCTACGCCAAGTCCACCGGAGTGGACCGCGGCGTACTTCAGGCGAGAGTCGCGGAACAGTCGAACTTGCGTGACCTCGCCGAGCTCTCCCGCGACACTCGCGTCCACGCTCGGCTGGCGGAACTCAAAGCACGTCTCGGTCCCGCCACCCCCCCGACCTCCGTCTGA